The genomic DNA TGTCGCCGGAATCCGTGATGAACACGGGGGACTCGGGGGCCGCCAGAGCGGCCTCGATGGCCTCATCCACGGGGAGCGTCTCCACATCGTAGCCGAATCGATCCCGCCGATTCCACATCGCCTGCGCCAGACGCCGGGCCTGCTCCCGCGCGAACTCCAGATGGGACGCATCCTCCGCCGCGACGAGCACGTAAGCCGCCGCGTTGGGCACATCGGCCCAGGCGAAGCCCACCAGGATGGACGCGGCGGCGATGCCAGGCTGCGCGTCCACCTCGGGCAACATCGCCATCAGCGAGCGCATCGGCTCCACCTCGGTGATGGCCTGCTCGCCGAAGAGGAGGAGCGGCACCCGGATCATCGTCGTGCGAGGGCGACGTCCAGCCCGGATGGCCTCCACCAGGAGCGTCAGCGCCCGATCGCGGGTCTCCCACATGTCCCGATGCGGGGCGGTGCGATAGGCCACCAGCACGTTCATCCCGTCCACGAACTCAGGCGTCATGTTGCCGTGCAGGTCCAGCCGGGCGGCGATGGGGATCTCATCCCCCACCTGCGCGCGGATGGCGCGCACCAGGTCCGTCTCCCCGTCTCCGATGTCGCGTACGTAGAGGGCGCCGTGCAGGATGAGGAAGATGCCGTCGAGCGAGCCCGCCGCGGCCAGCCCCTCCAGGATCTCGGCCTTGAACGCCTGATACGTCGCCGTGTCCACCGGGCCGGACGGCAGCGCCGAGGCGAAGAGGATGGGGACGGGCTCGATCCCCAGGCGCCCGATCACCTCCGGAAATCCGGGCTCGTTCAGGACCTCCACG from Chloroflexota bacterium includes the following:
- a CDS encoding M81 family metallopeptidase encodes the protein MRIAIAGISHETNTFSSVITHRVDFTVRRGVEVLNEPGFPEVIGRLGIEPVPILFASALPSGPVDTATYQAFKAEILEGLAAAGSLDGIFLILHGALYVRDIGDGETDLVRAIRAQVGDEIPIAARLDLHGNMTPEFVDGMNVLVAYRTAPHRDMWETRDRALTLLVEAIRAGRRPRTTMIRVPLLLFGEQAITEVEPMRSLMAMLPEVDAQPGIAAASILVGFAWADVPNAAAYVLVAAEDASHLEFAREQARRLAQAMWNRRDRFGYDVETLPVDEAIEAALAAPESPVFITDSGDNTTAGGAGDVPFVLERLLAHGAPDAVYAAIADAPATRRCYLAGVGATVELAVGGRLDPDHGRPLRITGRVVHLAPEEEGIATVQVDGVRVILTRSRRAFTCLDDFRRAGVDTMAHKIVVTKLGYLFPELRDSAPRAIMALSPGYATQVMAELPYRRVPRPIYPLDPDMEWSPAG